The Paenibacillus dendritiformis region GATGTCGTCATTCCGGAGGAGCAGTCCTGCTGCGGCGCCTTGTTCTCCCATAGCGGCGACCGGAAGACGGCGCGAGAGTTCGCCTTGCAGAATGTGAAGGCGTTCCGGGAAGCGGACGTGGATTACATCGCCTCCAATGCGGGGGGCTGCGGGGCGACGCTGATCGAGTATGATCATCTATTGGCGGAGGAAGCGGAATGGGCCGAACCGGCGCGACAATTTTGCAAGCAAGTGAAGGATATTAGCGAGCTGCTGCTGCGCTCGGGCCGTTGGAACGAACTGGCGGATCCGGCCAAGCGATCACCGGATGCGGATTCGCGCCGCTCCGTCACGGTCACCTATCAAGATTCATGCCATCTCCGCAATGTGATGCGGTCCGGCGACAGTCCGCGCCGCTTGCTGCGCATGATGCCGAATACGAAGTTCGTGGAGCTGGAAGGGGCGGAGATCTGCTGCGGTTCGGCAGGCATTTATAATCTGGTGCAGCCGCAGATGGCGAACGATATTCTCGACGCGCGAATGGACGCGGTGGACAATACGCAGGCTTCCGTCATCTTGACGAGCAACCCGGGCTGTCTGCTGCAGATGAAGGCGGGAGTGGAACGGGAGCAAGCGCATGACCGGATTCAAGTTATGCATATTGTCGATTATTTTGCGGAAAAAGTGTTGAAATAATATTTCATACTAAATACAGGCAGGAGGAATGGACGTGAATGTCATTCCATTGCAGGCCGAGTGGCTGGTTCCGATGCTTGACTTATGGAACCGGGAGTTGGGCGAGCATTTTCCGATGCGGGAAGAGCTGCTTCGGCACAATACGTTGCAAGATGTCAATGTCTATGCACCGGGTTCATGGCTGGCTCATGGACCGGATGGAACGCTGCTCGGCTTCGTCATAGCGAAGACGTGGCAGGAAGAAGAACGCGGCATGAAGCTGGGGGAAGGCGGGGGCTGGATTCAGGCGCTGGTCGTTCGTTCCGAGGCGAGGGGCCGCGGGCTGGGAAGCCGGCTGCTTGCGCTGGCGGAAGAAGCGTTGCAATCGGCCGGCGTGGACAAAGTCTTTATGGGACGGGATCCGTGGCATTATTTCCCCGGAGTTCCGACAGCGCTCGCATCGGCCCGCCCATGGCTGGAGCGGAGAGGCTACCGCTTTTTATATGAAGTGCATGATCTGTATGCAAGCGTCAAGAATGAACCCGCCGTCCGTCCGGCCTATTCTGGGGGCGCGCAGGCGAGACTGCTGCAATGTAGCGATCGGGAAGAAATGCTGCGTTTTTTCCGCAGATGCTTCCCTGGACGCTGGTATTATGAGGCGCAGTGCTATTGGGAACGCGGAGGGCAAGGCCGGGAATTCCTCGGCCTGTTCACAGAGAGCGGAGAGATGATCGGCTTCTGCCGCGTCAACGATGAAGCTTCCCCGTATATCGCCCAGAATACGTACTGGGCTCCGCTCGTCCCGGAGCCGCTCGGCGGGATCGGTCCGCTCGGCGTGGACAGCCGTTATCGCGGCAAAGGCTACGGGCTGGCCTTGGTAGAGGAAGGCATCGCGGAATTGCAGGCGCGCGGGATGAAGCATCTCGTCATCGACTGGACAGAGCTCGTCGAGTTTTACGCCAAGCTTGGCTTTCAGCCGTGGAAGAGCTACGATCTGATGGCGAAGTCGTGGAGCGAGGATTCGTAGGGCCGTGCGCTCTTGCCGGAACAGGGAGAAGCAGTGGCCAACATAGGAGCGCCCCGGGCGATGCATTGCAGATGCCTGGGCGTATGGTGGACGGGCGGGCCCGGGGGCGGCCCGTCCATTTGCCGCTGCTGCGCCATGCCGGTCAGATACCGATGGCGTTCGGCCGTGCCGCAAGGTAAGATAGAGACATCAGGATACGATATCAGGCATGGACAAGCATCCGAGAACGTGTCCGAGCGGAATGAAAGGGGGAACCACCCATGTTTGCTTCGCCGACGAAAGGCGGCCTGATCATGCTGTCCGATATGCTGGGCAAGCTGCCTCCGTCCGAGAAGAAAATCGCGTCGTATATTTTGGCGCATCCCGAAGAAGCGATCTCGCTGACCGCTTCCGAGCTGGGAGAGAAATGCCATGCCAGCAGCGCTGCCGTCATCCGCTTATGCAAATCGCTGAAGTTAAAGGGCTTTCAGGAATTGAAGCTGCGCATTGTCGGAGATTTGAATAAGTCGGAGAGCGAAGGGTACCGCGACATCAAGCCGAATGAGCAGGTTGACACGGTATTGGCGACCGTGACGAACAACAGCATTCAGGCGCTGCGGGAGACATCGGAGATTGTGAACCTTCACGATATGGCTGCGGTGGCCGAGCTGTTGATCCGGGCACGGAACATCCATTTTTTCGGCGTGGGGGCATCGTCGATAATCGGCATGGATGCGCAGCAGAAATTTCTCCGGATTAACAAGCCGGCCACCGCGTTTACGGATCTGCATGTGGCTGCAATGAATATTGCGAACATGACGGAGGAGGATGTCGTATTTGGCATTTCCTATTCCGGAGAGACCTTGGAAGTGGTCGACCTGCTGAAGCTGGCCAATGCGAAGGGCTGCCAGACGGTCAGCCTGACCCACTACGGAGATTCGCCGGTCGCCGCGGAAGCGGGCATCAACCTGTACATCTCGGCGACGAAGGAAGCGACGTTCCGGAGCGCCGCGACGTCTTCCCGGCTTGCCCAGTTACACATCATCGATGTGCTGTTCATGTGCGTCGCCTCTCATCAATATGACGAGACCGTGCAATACTTGGATCAGACGCGGGAAGCGATTCGCTTCATCAAGGACCGGCACGGTTAAGAGTTGGACAACCTGATACTCCGGGCAACGGCCCCTCCCGTGACTTCATGCCGCAGGAGGGGCTTCGCGCTCCGAGGCTTCCGCACCGCCGCCGCCCGCCTGCATATAATGTAATCCGCCCAGATGATGTTGGCGGCAGGCAGAACACGGCAAGGAGGGAACCCGAATGATGGATCGGCCGTCGTTGATGAAGCGAAGAGACGAAAGGGCGAGCGCTTATACGCACGGCATCGGAATGGTATGCAGTCTCGGCGCGTTGGCTCTGCTGGTGGAGGCGGGGATAAGCCATGGGACGGTATGGCATATCGTCAGCGCGGGCGTGTATGGGCTGACGCTCGTGATGATGTTCGCGATATCGACGATCATGCACAGCACCCCCGAAGGGGAGCGCAAGGCATGGCTGACGATGGCGGATCATATGTCCATTTATGTATTCATTGGCGGGAACTACACGCCGTTTCTGCTTGTGTACATGCGGAATGAATTCGGCTGGAAGCTGCTCGGGGCCATCTGGGGGACGGCGATTGCCGGCATTATAGTGAAGCGATACTATACGGGGCGGTACATGTGGATCTCGACGATCGGTTATCTCGCGATGGGCTGGCTCATTGTCGCGGCCTGGCCGGAGTTGTCCGCCGTGCTGTCACCGGCGGGTCTTGTCCTGCTCGTATGCGGAGGCATCAGCTACTCGGCGGGCATCGTATTCTTCGTATGGGAAAAGCTTGCGTATCACCATGCGATCTGGCATCTGTTCGTGCTGGCGGGGGCGGGACTGCATTTCGTATGCATTTACCGCTATGTCCTGCTCGGCTGACAGCACGCAGTTTTTAGGAAGGAGGGACGCCATGCCACGCAGGAATGCGGCCGGCATGACGCCTCTCTTCATGGCGAATAATATTACAATTACAGATGGCGCTCGGCGTAAATGCGCATGGCGTCGCGCAGCGTCTCCGCCAGAGCGGGATGGAATCGGTCGTACAGCTTGCGGAAATCGGCGTGGTCCACGTACAATTCGCCCAGGCCGGCATAGACCTCTCGCGTTGGGGTGTAGAAGCGGCTCACCCATTGGAAGTGCTCGGCGATAACCTCCTGAATCGGGTCGCTTTCCGGTGGGAAGCCCTCCCGAATGAGAGACGCTATTCGATCGTGAATGCGCTCGGACTCCTGCTGCACTTCCTGCCAGTCGCTGCGCGACCAGGCGTTGGAGCGCGCTTCGCTCTCCCGGATATGGCGTTCAGCGCCCGCTCCGTATCTTTCCTTCAATTCCTCTACATACTTCTCCTGCTTGCTTCGGTCAAATCCGTCGAACCATTGCTCTGCGTTCATGACTTGTTCTCCTTTCGTGTCGTCCATCGTGCGATCCAGCGTGGCCACCAGTCGCTGAAGCCGCTCGATTCGTTCGGTCAGCAGCTGGCGGTGCTGCTGGAGTGCTGCCCTCTGATCGAAGGTATCCGACTGCATCAGCCCCTGAATGTCCGTCAAGGGGAGATCCAGCTCCCGAAAAAACAAAATATGCTGCAGCTGCCGCAGCTGATCGTCTTCGTAATAGCGGTAGCCATTCTCTCCGACATAGGCCGGCTTCAGCAATCCGATCTGATCGTAATACCGCAATGTCCGGATAGTGACGCCGGATAGCTTCGATACATCGTTTACGGTGTAGGCCATCGATTCATCGCCCCCTTCATGCCTCTGCTTCGAGTTCAAGTGTTCAAGCAACCTTCTTGGTGCTGAAAACCCGCCTTTTTGAACACGCCCATTATAAAGGGTGACGTAACGTTACGGTCAATATGCAAAAAAAGAAATGTGCGAATGTTAAGGTTGATCCCTTGACATGGTGGTCGGTTTCGGATATGATTAGGAACGTTGATGGGCTGTAAAGGTTTTTTCCTTGACGAAAGGAGTGGCCCGGATGAACGAGGAACATGTTCTGGAGAAGACGAACCGCGTCAATATGCTGTTCGATTTCTATGAACCTCTCTTGACGGAGAAGCAGCAGACGTTCCTGAAATGTTATTTTCAAGATGATTTTTCATTAGGCGAGATCGCCGCTGAATTCGGCATTAGCCGCCAGGCGGTGTATGAACATATTAAGCGGGCGGAACAGACGCTCGGCTCCTATGAGAGCAAGCTCGGATTGGTAGCGAAGTACGAACGCCGGAAGCAGCTGCTGGATGCGCTGCGCGACGAATTGAATGAGATAATGGGTATGCCCGACCCGCAGCGTGCGGAACTGCAGAAGATTATCCGTGAACTGCAGGCGTTGGATTAAGGGAACGGGGTGAATAGGAATGGCATTTGAAGGACTAACGAGCCGGCTGCAGAATGTATTCGGCAAGCTGCGCGGCAAGGGAAAAGTAACCGAAGACGACGTCAACGAAGCGATGCGCGAGGTGCGCCTCGCGCTGCTGGAGGCCGATGTCAACTTCAAGGTCGTCAAGGAATTCATCAATAAGGTGAAGGAGAAGGCCGTCGGCCAGGAAGTGATGAAGAGCTTCACGCCGGGCATGGTCATCGTTGACATCGTCAACAAGGAACTGACCGAGCTGATGGGCGGAACGGCGGCCAAGCTGGCCAAGGCGAACAAGCCGCCGACGGTCATCATGATGGCCGGCTTGCAAGGCGCCGGGAAGACGACGACGTCCGGGAAGCTGGCGAAGCTGCTGCAGAAGCAGAACCATAAGCCGCTGCTGGTCGCGGCCGACATTTATCGGCCAGCCGCCATCAAGCAGCTGGAGGTGCTGGGCGCGCAGATTAATGTGCCGGTCTTCTCCCTGGGGGATCAGGTCAGCCCGGTAGAGATTGCGCGCCAGGCGATGGAGCATGCGCGCGCCAACCACCTCGACTATGTGATCGTCGATACGGCGGGCCGCTTGCATATCGATGAAGCGCTGATGGAGGAACTTAAGCAGATTCACGAGACGGTGAATCCGGACGAAGTTCTGCTCGTCGTCGATGCGATGACCGGTCAGGATGCGGTCAATGTCGCGGAGAGCTTTAACCAGCAGCTGGCGCTTACCGGCGTCGTGCTGACGAAGCTGGATGGCGATACGCGCGGCGGCGCGGCGCTGTCGGTCAAGGCCGTGACAGGCTGTCCAATCAAGTTCGCCGCTCTTGGC contains the following coding sequences:
- a CDS encoding MerR family transcriptional regulator, whose translation is MAYTVNDVSKLSGVTIRTLRYYDQIGLLKPAYVGENGYRYYEDDQLRQLQHILFFRELDLPLTDIQGLMQSDTFDQRAALQQHRQLLTERIERLQRLVATLDRTMDDTKGEQVMNAEQWFDGFDRSKQEKYVEELKERYGAGAERHIRESEARSNAWSRSDWQEVQQESERIHDRIASLIREGFPPESDPIQEVIAEHFQWVSRFYTPTREVYAGLGELYVDHADFRKLYDRFHPALAETLRDAMRIYAERHL
- the trhA gene encoding PAQR family membrane homeostasis protein TrhA; translated protein: MMDRPSLMKRRDERASAYTHGIGMVCSLGALALLVEAGISHGTVWHIVSAGVYGLTLVMMFAISTIMHSTPEGERKAWLTMADHMSIYVFIGGNYTPFLLVYMRNEFGWKLLGAIWGTAIAGIIVKRYYTGRYMWISTIGYLAMGWLIVAAWPELSAVLSPAGLVLLVCGGISYSAGIVFFVWEKLAYHHAIWHLFVLAGAGLHFVCIYRYVLLG
- a CDS encoding putative DNA-binding protein encodes the protein MNEEHVLEKTNRVNMLFDFYEPLLTEKQQTFLKCYFQDDFSLGEIAAEFGISRQAVYEHIKRAEQTLGSYESKLGLVAKYERRKQLLDALRDELNEIMGMPDPQRAELQKIIRELQALD
- a CDS encoding GNAT family N-acetyltransferase, with the translated sequence MDVNVIPLQAEWLVPMLDLWNRELGEHFPMREELLRHNTLQDVNVYAPGSWLAHGPDGTLLGFVIAKTWQEEERGMKLGEGGGWIQALVVRSEARGRGLGSRLLALAEEALQSAGVDKVFMGRDPWHYFPGVPTALASARPWLERRGYRFLYEVHDLYASVKNEPAVRPAYSGGAQARLLQCSDREEMLRFFRRCFPGRWYYEAQCYWERGGQGREFLGLFTESGEMIGFCRVNDEASPYIAQNTYWAPLVPEPLGGIGPLGVDSRYRGKGYGLALVEEGIAELQARGMKHLVIDWTELVEFYAKLGFQPWKSYDLMAKSWSEDS
- the ffh gene encoding signal recognition particle protein, whose translation is MAFEGLTSRLQNVFGKLRGKGKVTEDDVNEAMREVRLALLEADVNFKVVKEFINKVKEKAVGQEVMKSFTPGMVIVDIVNKELTELMGGTAAKLAKANKPPTVIMMAGLQGAGKTTTSGKLAKLLQKQNHKPLLVAADIYRPAAIKQLEVLGAQINVPVFSLGDQVSPVEIARQAMEHARANHLDYVIVDTAGRLHIDEALMEELKQIHETVNPDEVLLVVDAMTGQDAVNVAESFNQQLALTGVVLTKLDGDTRGGAALSVKAVTGCPIKFAALGEKIDALEPFHPERMASRILGMGDMLSLIEKAQANIDADKAKEMEMKMRNAAFTFDDFLEQMQQVKQLGPIDQILDMIPGMNKMKQTANLKVDERQMGRIEAIVRSMTNEERQDPDLINHSRRKRIAAGSGTSLADVNRLIKQFDEMRRMMKQFTEMMGPKGPKMMKNLKSKAGKGMRFPFR
- a CDS encoding MurR/RpiR family transcriptional regulator, with amino-acid sequence MFASPTKGGLIMLSDMLGKLPPSEKKIASYILAHPEEAISLTASELGEKCHASSAAVIRLCKSLKLKGFQELKLRIVGDLNKSESEGYRDIKPNEQVDTVLATVTNNSIQALRETSEIVNLHDMAAVAELLIRARNIHFFGVGASSIIGMDAQQKFLRINKPATAFTDLHVAAMNIANMTEEDVVFGISYSGETLEVVDLLKLANAKGCQTVSLTHYGDSPVAAEAGINLYISATKEATFRSAATSSRLAQLHIIDVLFMCVASHQYDETVQYLDQTREAIRFIKDRHG